The window GGTGGAGGTGGCTGTCGAAGACGTCTATGCCGACAGGCTGGAGGGATTCTGGCCTGAAATCCGCGACGGACTGCGCGACGTCCGCGATGACGTCGGCACCGTTCGCCGGGTAAGCCTCGAAAATGGCGAGCTGCGGGTACGGATTGGTGAGGAAGCCGGGATGCCGGTCGCACTTGAAAAGGTGCGCAGCCTGACCCAGCCGGTCATCTCGCTGACGGGCGCTGGAGCGCGCGATTTCGCGGTGACGGTCGATGGGGACCAGCTTGTGGTCACGTTGTCGGAGGCCGAGAAGATCGCGACCGACAACCGGACGATGGAGCAGAGCCTCGAAATCATCCGCCGCCGTGTCGATGAAAGCGGCACGCGCGAACCGACGATCCAGCGGCAGGGTGAAGACCGGATCCTGATTCAGGTTCCGGGCATCGGAAGTGCCGAGGAATTGCTGGCGCTTCTGGGTACAACCGCGAAGCTGGACTTTCATCACGTCGTCGGCCGGGCTGCCGATGGTGGTGCGAATCCGGGCACGGGCAATGTCGTTTATCCCAGCGTCGACGAACCGGGTGTGTTCTACATCGTTGAACGCCGCGCCGTGGTGTCCGGGGAAGATCTGGTAGATGCGCAGCCCGCGTTCGACCAGAACGGCCGGCCTGCCGTCAGCTTCCGCTTCAATCCTTCCGGCGGGCGTGCGTTTGGCAACTACACCGCCGAAAACATCGGCAACCCGTTCGCCATCGTGCTGGATGAGGAAGTCATTTCCGCACCGGTGATCCAGAGCCATATCCCCGGCGGCACCGGAATCATCACAGGCAATTTCGATGTCGAGGAGTCGACGCGCTTGGCGATCCTCCTCCGGGCCGGTGCACTTCCGGCGGAATTGTCGGTACTGGAGCAGCGAACTGTCGGGCCCGAACTGGGGCAGGACAGTATCGATGCCGGACGCATCGCCTGCATGGTCGCCTTCGCCGCCGTTCTGATCTTCATGGTGTTGAGTTATGGCCTGTTCGGCCTGTTTGCCAACATTGCCCTCATCATCAACATAACGCTGATTCTCGCCTTGCTGTCCGTCATCGGTGCCACTCTGACACTGCCCGGCATCGCTGGTATTGTTCTGACGATCGGCATGGCGGTCGACGCCAACGTCTTGGTGTTTGAGCGGATACGCGAGGAATTGCGCTCCGCCAAGCGGCCGGGCAGGGCGATTGAACTGGGCTACGAGAAGGCGTTGTCGGCTATCATCGATGCCAACATCACGACCCTGATAGCGGCCGTGATCCTGTTCAGCCTCGGCTCCGGGCCGGTGCGCGGCTTTTCCGTGACGTTGGGGCTAGGTATCATCACGTCGGTGTTCACCGCAATTTACGTGACGCGGGTGCTGATCGTGCTGTGGCTCGATACGCGCAAACCGAAAACGGTGGAGATCTGACATGCGCTTGCGACTTGTCCCGGAAGAGACGCATTTCGACTTCATGAAGTTCGGCCCGATTGGCGTTGCCATTTCCGGCTTTTTCATCGTCGCCTCCATCGTCGTGTTCTTCATGATGGGGCTGAATTTCGGCATCGATTTCCGCGGTGGTTCCATGATCACCGCGGCAACAGAGGAGCCTGCGGATCTCTCTACCTATCGCTCGACGCTGGAGGCGCTCGATATCGGCGACTTCACTGTGACGGAGATATCTGATCCCGCCGGGGAACTGACCGGTGCGGTGCCCAACCAGGTGACCATGCGGATCGAGCAGGCGGACGGTGACGAGACCATCCAGCAGGACGTGATTGCCCAGGTAAAAGGCGCGCTGACCGAGACATTTCCGGGGATCGTCTATCTCCAGACCGATAGCGTTGGTGCCAAGGTCTCCGGCGAACTCGTTCAGGCCGGCGTGCTGGCTGTGCTGCTCGCCATCGGCGCGGTACTTGTCTACATCTGGCTAAGGTTCGAATGGCAGTTCTCCGTCGGCGCCGTGGCCGCGCTGGTCCATGACGTGATCCTGACAATCGGGGTGTTCTCGCTGACGCAAATCGAATTCAACCTGTCGATCATCGCCGCGATTCTGACGATCGTCGGCTATTCGCTGAACGACACCGTCGTCGTATTCGACCGCGTGAGGGAGAATCTTCGCCGCTTCAAGCAAACCCCGCTGGCTGAGGTGCTCAACCTTTCCATCAACGAAACGCTGAGCCGGACCCTTATGACATCACTGACAACCCTGATCGCTCTCGTGGCACTTTACGTCCTCGGTGGCGAGGTGATCCGAGGGTTCTCGTTCGCCATGATCTGGGGCATCGTTGTCGGCACCTACTCGTCGATCTTCATCGCTTCGCCGATCCTGTTGAAGCTGGATGTGAAGCGCGACTGGAGCAAGCCTGAAGATGGTGGCGGCGCTGGCACCCAGTTCGCCAACATCGACGCCTGACAGCCGGGCCGCACAAGGGGGCGGAACATGTACCAGAGCCGGTTCGACAAGTTCATCGGCATGCTGGAACGCTCCGCCCATGCGCTGCGCATGGGGCTGGTGCTGGCGGGGGTCACTGTCGGCAGTGCGGCGCTGTTTCTGGCGTTCAACGGCCCGAAGCCGGAGCGGGCGCAGGCCATGGCCACGCGGATGGCCGAAGAGGGCCGCATCGCGGTGAAGGCGTTTGCCCCCGAAGGCTGGAGCGTTGTCTGCCTGGGAGATCCGGGGCAGGACGTGCGGGAGCTGATCAGGGCTGAGACGGGGCAGCGGGCCAATGCCTGCAGCGGTTTCAATCAGAGCTTTTTCTTTTATGATGGTTTCGCGGCCATAGGTTTTGCCGACCCGTTGGGTTGCGACATCATCCCTGTGCCGGTGGAGCTGTTCTCGCCGTCGGGCGGGAAACCACGATGCGTGGAAAACGATGGGCTGATGATGATGTCGCTGAAGGACCGGGCGGCGGACTCACCGGTGCTGGTCGTGGAACGGAGGTAGACCATGCGGATGAACGAGGTCGTGTTCGAGACCGGGCAGCCGGTAGACGGCTACGGTGCCGGCTTTTTCCGCCTTGGCGGAGAAGAACGGCATGGCCCACTGGCGGTGATGCCGGGCGGCCCGCTGTCTTGGCGGGGCTGGCCGGATGTGCAACCCTTTCTCGACCGTGCGGATGATATCGATGTACTGTTGGTTGGAATGGGCTCCGACATCGCACCGCTCGATACCGCGATCCATCAGGCACTGGAAGCCGCGGGCATAGGTGTTGAATTGATGTCCAGCCCATCTGCCTGCCGGACATACAATATCCTGCTTTCTGAGGGGCGCAGGATTGGACTGGCGGCACTTCCGGTGTAGCAGGGGGCGGGAGAGATATGTCAAAAGACAATTGGCGCTTTTCCTCCCAGATCCGGAACCTATACTCCGACCAAGCGTTCCGCTCTGAGAATCTCGCCTCAACAGGAGACTGACAATGGCTTTCGAACTTCCCGATCTTCCCTATGCCCACGACGCGCTTGCTTCGGCCGGTATGTCAAAGGAGACGCTGGAATATCACCATGACATTCACCACAAGGCCTATGTCGACAACGGCAACAAGCTGCTCGACGGTTCCGGCCATGAAGGCAAGTCTCTGGAAGAGATCGTTAAAGCCACATATCAACCGGATGCGGTCGCCCAGTCTGGCCTTTTCAACAACATCAGCCAACTCTGGAATCACAACCAGTTCTGGGAAATGATGGGGCCTGACGGCAACGCCATGCCGTCGGAACTGGAGAGCCGCATCACCGATGCCTTCGGCTCCGTCGCCGACTTCAAAAAAGAGTTTGCCGCAGCCGGCGCAGGCCAGTTCGGGTCCGGCTGGGCCTGGCTGGTGGTCGACACGGACGGCACACTGAAGGTGACGAAAACCGAGAACGGCGTAAACCCGCTGTGCTTCAACCAGACGGCGCTTCTGGGCTGCGATGTGTGGGAGCATTCCTACTACATCGACTTCCGCAACAAGCGCCCGGCCTACCTCGACAATTTCCTCGAGAAACTGGTGAACTGGGAAAATGTGGCGGAGCGTCTGGCCAGCGCCTGATCAGAGGTTTCCGACCGATGCGAAAGGGCGCCTGTGGGCGCCCTTTTTATATTCGGGCGCAGAAATCCACGCCGAACCTTTTCTGAAGGAAATCCCTTTGGGGAGCGGCAAACTCCTCTATCAGGGAAATGGTTTCGGGGGCGACCTCCACCTTGCCGGTGTGGCTGTTGCGCTTGCGATCGAGGTCCGCGTATCCGTCGAAGGCTTCAAGGCCGATGAAGTCTTCGATCCGGCGGATGGTTTCGCGCGGGTTCGAACCGATGTCGCCGAAGGGAATGTAGAGGACGTTGTCGCCGAACACATCATCCCAAATCGGCACGTTGCTCAGGTAGTCGCCCCTGCTTTGGAAGAGATCGGCCTTCACACGGTGCTTCTGCGAAAGATCCGGCT of the Algicella marina genome contains:
- the secF gene encoding protein translocase subunit SecF, which translates into the protein MRLRLVPEETHFDFMKFGPIGVAISGFFIVASIVVFFMMGLNFGIDFRGGSMITAATEEPADLSTYRSTLEALDIGDFTVTEISDPAGELTGAVPNQVTMRIEQADGDETIQQDVIAQVKGALTETFPGIVYLQTDSVGAKVSGELVQAGVLAVLLAIGAVLVYIWLRFEWQFSVGAVAALVHDVILTIGVFSLTQIEFNLSIIAAILTIVGYSLNDTVVVFDRVRENLRRFKQTPLAEVLNLSINETLSRTLMTSLTTLIALVALYVLGGEVIRGFSFAMIWGIVVGTYSSIFIASPILLKLDVKRDWSKPEDGGGAGTQFANIDA
- a CDS encoding Mth938-like domain-containing protein; amino-acid sequence: MRMNEVVFETGQPVDGYGAGFFRLGGEERHGPLAVMPGGPLSWRGWPDVQPFLDRADDIDVLLVGMGSDIAPLDTAIHQALEAAGIGVELMSSPSACRTYNILLSEGRRIGLAALPV
- a CDS encoding superoxide dismutase, whose translation is MAFELPDLPYAHDALASAGMSKETLEYHHDIHHKAYVDNGNKLLDGSGHEGKSLEEIVKATYQPDAVAQSGLFNNISQLWNHNQFWEMMGPDGNAMPSELESRITDAFGSVADFKKEFAAAGAGQFGSGWAWLVVDTDGTLKVTKTENGVNPLCFNQTALLGCDVWEHSYYIDFRNKRPAYLDNFLEKLVNWENVAERLASA
- the secD gene encoding protein translocase subunit SecD, which produces MAEIATWKKILIGLVCLGGIVLAAPNVFYATVEKANDARTDAANGAVLTPEEEQALAGWPSWAPSQVVNLGLDLRGGAHLLVEVAVEDVYADRLEGFWPEIRDGLRDVRDDVGTVRRVSLENGELRVRIGEEAGMPVALEKVRSLTQPVISLTGAGARDFAVTVDGDQLVVTLSEAEKIATDNRTMEQSLEIIRRRVDESGTREPTIQRQGEDRILIQVPGIGSAEELLALLGTTAKLDFHHVVGRAADGGANPGTGNVVYPSVDEPGVFYIVERRAVVSGEDLVDAQPAFDQNGRPAVSFRFNPSGGRAFGNYTAENIGNPFAIVLDEEVISAPVIQSHIPGGTGIITGNFDVEESTRLAILLRAGALPAELSVLEQRTVGPELGQDSIDAGRIACMVAFAAVLIFMVLSYGLFGLFANIALIINITLILALLSVIGATLTLPGIAGIVLTIGMAVDANVLVFERIREELRSAKRPGRAIELGYEKALSAIIDANITTLIAAVILFSLGSGPVRGFSVTLGLGIITSVFTAIYVTRVLIVLWLDTRKPKTVEI